In a genomic window of Nitrospira sp. ND1:
- a CDS encoding YHS domain-containing protein encodes MTHQKEMDRACGMWIEKETAPFRSTWQGQTYYFCSKPCKEQFDQNPERYMKGFEGRKP; translated from the coding sequence ATGACACACCAAAAAGAAATGGATCGCGCGTGCGGGATGTGGATCGAGAAGGAAACGGCTCCCTTCCGCAGCACCTGGCAAGGGCAGACGTATTATTTCTGCTCGAAGCCCTGCAAAGAGCAATTCGACCAGAATCCCGAGCGGTACATGAAGGGATTTGAAGGTCGCAAACCCTGA
- a CDS encoding isoprenylcysteine carboxylmethyltransferase family protein, translating to MTSESAYGLWSLVLINSLVFIIFAFSFTRPRTARDWRSLGAFAAFIVALFTEMYGFPLTVYLLSGWLLSRHPGLDVFSHEAGHLWPTLLGIKAHSHFDLFHLLSSALIVGGFALLASAWRVLHEAQRTHALAMTGPYARIRHPQYAGFILIMLGFLVQWPTLPTLLMFPVLVRMYVRLAQTEERTMRQEFGEAYGRYAAVTPGFLSARRRQPHAPEEGEKPVAP from the coding sequence ATGACTAGCGAATCCGCCTACGGCCTGTGGTCGTTGGTCCTCATCAATTCCTTGGTCTTCATCATCTTCGCGTTCAGTTTCACCAGGCCGCGTACGGCGCGTGATTGGCGGTCGCTGGGCGCCTTCGCCGCCTTTATCGTGGCGCTGTTCACCGAGATGTACGGGTTCCCATTGACGGTGTATTTGCTGTCCGGTTGGCTGCTCAGCCGGCATCCGGGGCTTGATGTCTTTTCTCACGAAGCCGGCCATCTGTGGCCGACGCTGCTCGGCATCAAGGCCCACTCCCATTTTGATCTGTTCCATCTCCTGAGCAGCGCCCTCATTGTCGGCGGCTTTGCGCTCCTGGCTTCGGCCTGGAGAGTGCTACATGAAGCCCAGCGCACTCACGCGCTCGCTATGACAGGCCCATACGCGCGCATCCGTCACCCGCAGTATGCGGGGTTTATCCTGATCATGCTCGGCTTCTTGGTCCAGTGGCCCACACTCCCGACGCTGCTGATGTTTCCCGTGCTCGTGAGGATGTATGTCCGGTTGGCCCAGACCGAGGAGCGGACAATGCGGCAAGAGTTCGGGGAGGCGTACGGCCGCTATGCGGCGGTGACTCCCGGCTTCCTGTCTGCCCGCCGCCGCCAGCCGCATGCGCCTGAGGAAGGAGAAAAACCGGTCGCGCCTTGA
- the glgP gene encoding alpha-glucan family phosphorylase gives MSTIKDPVCGMMVPVGEGLSVVYQGQEFRFCSDLCKRTFLATPERYATGSTGLAPGTLGVTRRIAYFSMEVAADPGMPTYSGGLGVLAGDTLRSCADLKIPIVGVSLLYRRGYFEQHLDEWGNQHERPVQWDPSRLARLLPTTVRMSIEGRPVVVRAWQHDITGLTGYVVPLLLLDTNVEENAAVDRELTSDLYGGDERYRLAQEIVLGIGGVRMLRALGYTQVERLHMNEGHAALLAIELLRERKERESPAWDFDEVRRACIFTTHTPVPAGHDQFSYELVKQMLGDAAPLEVLQMLGGRDRLNMTLLALNMSTYVNGVAKRHGEVSQEMFPGYAIDSITNGIHSATWTSPSFQQLFDRHIPGWRADSFALRHAISIPVQDIWAAHAQAKARLFEEVRKRTSLSFRDDALTIGFARRATQYKRAELVFSEPSQLLDMARTVGPIQFIFAGKAHPKDEPGKEIIRRIIHIAGQLNPEIPIAYLENYDLLLAKLLTSGVDLWLNTPLRPLEASGTSGMKAAHNGVPSLSVLDGWWVEGCIEGVTGWAIGRGSSDAASQEGSGARDARELYDKLRGVIAPLFYQDRERWSGIMRSTIAFNASFFNTHRMVQQYTANAYV, from the coding sequence ATGAGCACCATAAAAGATCCAGTCTGCGGAATGATGGTTCCAGTCGGGGAAGGACTCTCTGTCGTCTATCAGGGACAAGAGTTCCGGTTCTGCTCTGATCTCTGCAAACGAACCTTCCTGGCTACCCCGGAACGCTACGCGACTGGATCGACAGGGTTGGCCCCCGGCACTCTAGGCGTGACCAGGCGCATCGCCTATTTTTCAATGGAAGTCGCGGCAGACCCGGGCATGCCGACCTACAGCGGCGGTCTGGGCGTCCTGGCCGGTGATACGTTGCGATCCTGCGCCGATCTCAAGATCCCCATTGTGGGCGTCAGTCTTCTCTATAGGCGCGGCTATTTCGAGCAACACCTGGATGAATGGGGCAATCAGCATGAACGACCCGTGCAGTGGGATCCCTCGAGGCTCGCCCGGCTGCTCCCAACGACAGTCCGCATGTCCATTGAAGGCCGCCCCGTCGTTGTCCGGGCCTGGCAGCACGACATCACCGGCCTCACGGGCTATGTGGTGCCCTTGCTGCTCTTAGATACCAATGTCGAGGAGAACGCAGCCGTCGATCGGGAGCTGACCAGTGACCTCTACGGTGGCGATGAACGGTACCGTCTGGCTCAGGAAATCGTGCTGGGCATCGGCGGTGTCAGAATGCTCCGAGCTCTGGGCTACACCCAGGTTGAACGGCTCCACATGAATGAAGGCCATGCAGCCTTACTCGCCATTGAGCTCCTGCGCGAGCGCAAAGAGCGAGAGTCGCCGGCGTGGGATTTTGATGAAGTGAGGCGGGCTTGCATCTTCACCACCCACACCCCTGTGCCGGCCGGCCATGATCAGTTTTCATATGAGCTGGTGAAGCAGATGCTCGGCGATGCCGCGCCGCTAGAAGTTCTGCAGATGCTGGGGGGCAGAGACCGACTGAACATGACACTCCTGGCCTTGAATATGAGCACCTATGTCAACGGTGTCGCCAAGCGCCACGGGGAGGTCTCGCAGGAAATGTTCCCGGGGTATGCCATCGACTCCATTACAAACGGGATTCATTCGGCCACCTGGACCTCGCCAAGCTTCCAGCAGCTCTTTGACCGGCATATTCCTGGCTGGCGGGCTGATTCCTTTGCCCTACGCCATGCCATCAGCATCCCCGTTCAGGACATCTGGGCGGCGCATGCCCAGGCGAAGGCACGATTGTTTGAGGAGGTCCGGAAACGAACGTCGTTGTCCTTTCGCGATGACGCGCTGACCATTGGATTCGCACGCCGGGCCACCCAGTATAAGCGGGCGGAGCTGGTCTTTTCGGAGCCGAGCCAGTTGCTCGACATGGCCCGCACGGTGGGCCCGATCCAATTCATTTTTGCGGGGAAGGCCCATCCCAAGGACGAGCCTGGGAAGGAGATCATTCGGCGCATCATCCACATCGCCGGGCAGCTCAACCCGGAGATCCCGATCGCGTACCTGGAGAACTACGACCTCCTCTTGGCCAAGCTCCTCACCTCCGGCGTCGATCTCTGGTTGAACACACCCCTGCGCCCGCTGGAGGCCTCTGGGACATCCGGGATGAAGGCCGCGCACAACGGCGTGCCCAGCTTGAGCGTCCTCGACGGCTGGTGGGTGGAAGGCTGTATCGAGGGCGTGACGGGGTGGGCTATTGGGCGCGGGTCCTCTGATGCCGCCTCACAGGAAGGGAGCGGAGCCCGGGATGCCCGCGAGTTGTACGACAAGCTGCGCGGGGTGATTGCGCCCTTGTTCTATCAGGACCGAGAGCGATGGAGCGGGATCATGCGGTCGACCATTGCCTTCAATGCCTCGTTCTTCAACACGCACCGCATGGTGCAACAGTATACGGCGAATGCCTATGTCTGA
- a CDS encoding calcium-translocating P-type ATPase, SERCA-type, with protein MNSRDWHTHTPDELETTLQSNLDGGLSEREAQQRLAEHGPNELPAAPPVSALTLLIGQFTSVIIWVLIGAAVVSGLLQEWVDAAAILAIVLLNAFLGFVQEYRAERSIAALKKLSITMARVIRDGVIRSIPARELVPGDLIQVEAGDRVPADSRLVYATGLQTQEASLTGESTPVAKSAEPILHTEVPLGDRHNMFFMGTIVVSGKGRALVTATGAQTELGKIAALIHRETQAEQEETPLQRRLEHLGHTLLWLSLGIVVVVFLLGALRGIPLVTMFLTAVSLAVAAIPEGLPAVVTITLALGVTRMVRRHALIRRLPAVETLGSTTVICSDKTGTLTKNEMTVTILYQGGEIFTVTGEGYAPDGEIRSDSEPTTPALKPGLMTLLRASVLCNGAELRLENFLWQIVGDPTEGALLVAAAKGGLTKNDLEQENPWLGEVPFDSERKKMTVVRRTASGPAAFVKGAPDVLLRDCHAWLTRGGDIQPLTDALRQEITATNQRLASHALRVLGVAMRPLDQISDVYDAKNLECDLVFLGLVGMKDPIRPEAKAAVQACQTAGIRTVMITGDHKDTAVAIAKELGIMEPGKQAISGAELNQLSDEELRDRVKAAAVYARVTAEHKLRVVHAWKQQGAVVAMTGDGVNDAPALKAADIGVAMGISGTDVTKEAADMVVTDDNFASIAAAVEEGRAIYDNIRKSVYYLLSCNISEILLMLLATLFGLPLPLLPVQILWINLVTDGLPALALAVDPADEGLMRRPPRPPQEPFLTRARLLRLFVQGTFIAMITLLAFLYCLYGMDLSLDRARTLTFTVMVTAQLFHALNNRSEDRSIFALGLWTNKPLLATVGLSALLQVGIVSWPPIQGIFKVVPFDPEHWVLAIGIGTLPLVAMEIWKRAKKNADR; from the coding sequence ATGAACTCGCGTGATTGGCATACCCACACGCCGGATGAACTTGAGACGACCTTACAGTCCAATCTGGACGGAGGATTGTCTGAGCGGGAGGCCCAGCAGCGTCTGGCTGAGCACGGCCCGAATGAACTGCCTGCGGCCCCTCCAGTCTCGGCCCTGACTCTCCTCATCGGACAGTTCACAAGCGTCATCATCTGGGTGCTGATCGGTGCCGCCGTCGTATCCGGCCTCCTGCAGGAGTGGGTGGATGCAGCCGCGATCCTCGCCATCGTGCTGCTCAACGCGTTCCTGGGCTTTGTGCAGGAGTATCGGGCCGAGCGGTCGATCGCGGCGTTGAAAAAGCTCTCGATCACCATGGCGCGCGTGATCCGAGATGGGGTGATCCGGTCAATTCCCGCGCGTGAGCTCGTGCCAGGCGATCTCATTCAGGTCGAAGCGGGCGATCGTGTTCCGGCGGACAGCCGCTTGGTCTATGCCACGGGGCTCCAGACCCAGGAAGCCTCGCTGACTGGCGAATCGACCCCAGTCGCCAAATCAGCCGAGCCGATTCTCCACACAGAGGTGCCCTTGGGTGACCGCCATAACATGTTCTTCATGGGGACCATTGTCGTCTCCGGCAAAGGGCGCGCGCTGGTGACGGCCACCGGAGCCCAGACGGAACTCGGAAAGATTGCCGCGCTGATTCACCGAGAAACCCAGGCCGAGCAAGAGGAAACGCCGCTTCAGCGTCGTCTGGAGCACCTCGGCCACACATTACTCTGGCTCTCGCTGGGCATCGTGGTGGTGGTGTTTCTGCTCGGGGCCTTGCGCGGCATTCCGCTGGTGACGATGTTTCTCACGGCCGTGAGCCTGGCCGTGGCGGCGATCCCTGAGGGGCTGCCCGCCGTGGTCACCATCACGCTCGCTCTTGGCGTCACAAGGATGGTGAGACGGCATGCGTTAATCCGCCGCCTTCCCGCCGTCGAAACCTTGGGCTCGACAACCGTGATTTGCTCCGACAAGACGGGGACGCTCACGAAGAACGAGATGACAGTGACGATCCTGTACCAAGGTGGAGAGATCTTCACCGTGACCGGTGAAGGGTATGCGCCAGACGGGGAAATCCGGTCGGACAGTGAGCCCACGACACCGGCTCTGAAACCAGGACTCATGACGCTTTTGCGCGCCTCGGTCTTATGTAATGGAGCTGAGCTGCGGCTGGAGAACTTTCTCTGGCAAATCGTGGGTGATCCGACGGAGGGCGCCTTGCTGGTCGCGGCGGCCAAGGGCGGACTGACAAAGAATGACCTGGAACAGGAAAACCCCTGGCTGGGCGAAGTGCCGTTTGACTCAGAGCGAAAGAAGATGACCGTGGTGCGCCGCACGGCATCCGGGCCTGCGGCCTTTGTTAAAGGCGCCCCGGATGTCTTGCTGCGCGACTGCCACGCCTGGCTCACGCGAGGCGGCGACATCCAGCCGCTCACGGATGCGCTCCGCCAGGAGATCACGGCTACCAACCAACGCCTTGCGTCACACGCGCTCAGGGTCCTCGGGGTGGCCATGCGTCCGCTGGACCAGATCTCGGACGTCTATGACGCTAAGAATCTGGAGTGCGATCTTGTCTTCTTAGGATTGGTCGGCATGAAAGATCCGATCAGGCCGGAAGCGAAGGCGGCGGTTCAGGCCTGCCAGACGGCCGGAATCCGGACCGTCATGATCACCGGAGATCATAAGGACACGGCGGTCGCCATTGCGAAAGAGCTAGGGATCATGGAGCCGGGCAAGCAAGCCATCTCAGGGGCGGAGCTGAACCAACTCTCGGATGAGGAGTTGCGTGATCGAGTGAAGGCAGCGGCGGTCTATGCGCGGGTAACAGCAGAACACAAACTACGAGTCGTCCACGCGTGGAAGCAACAGGGGGCCGTCGTGGCGATGACGGGCGATGGCGTGAACGACGCGCCGGCTCTGAAGGCGGCGGACATCGGGGTGGCGATGGGCATTAGCGGCACGGACGTGACGAAAGAAGCCGCCGACATGGTGGTGACCGATGATAACTTCGCCTCCATTGCGGCGGCCGTCGAGGAAGGCCGGGCAATTTATGACAACATTCGTAAAAGTGTTTACTATCTGCTCTCCTGCAACATCAGCGAAATCCTATTGATGTTGCTGGCGACGCTGTTTGGTCTCCCACTCCCACTGCTTCCGGTGCAAATCCTTTGGATCAACCTGGTTACGGATGGTCTGCCTGCCTTGGCCTTAGCGGTTGACCCGGCGGACGAGGGTCTCATGAGACGGCCCCCTCGCCCGCCGCAGGAGCCGTTCCTCACACGGGCACGCCTGCTGAGACTGTTTGTTCAGGGAACATTCATCGCTATGATCACGCTCCTGGCTTTCTTGTATTGCCTTTACGGCATGGACCTCAGTCTGGACCGAGCCCGCACCCTCACGTTTACGGTAATGGTTACGGCGCAGCTCTTCCATGCCCTGAATAACCGGAGCGAGGACCGATCGATCTTTGCTCTCGGCCTCTGGACGAACAAGCCATTGCTGGCCACAGTGGGGCTGTCCGCGCTGTTGCAGGTCGGCATTGTGTCGTGGCCTCCAATTCAAGGTATCTTTAAAGTCGTCCCCTTCGATCCCGAACATTGGGTTCTGGCAATTGGCATAGGGACACTGCCGCTCGTCGCCATGGAAATCTGGAAGCGAGCAAAAAAGAACGCTGACAGATAG
- a CDS encoding cation-translocating P-type ATPase, with translation MSHPHAGHKMSHDHRSHDRHAGHSVAMFRDRFWLSFALTLPTVFLSPEVQHWLGYTAPSFPGSTLIPAILGTAVFLYGGLVFLRGAQSELADRKPGTLTRGAPAVSGIAAVPGTSESELLALAAAVEANSEHPLARAIVGEATRQGVRQVHAANFEALAGRGARALVEGKNIAVGGPRLLAESKTAVPPELEKVMSSWASEGRTVLSVVTEGRLLGALAVEDEIRPESREAVTDLHRLGIRVAMITGDSKTVADSVARRLGIDEVAAEVLPGDKAAAVKRFQAGGKRVAMVGDGVNDAPALATADVGIAIGAGTDVAIESAGIVLVHSDPRDVVGAIELSHATYRKMIQNLVWATAYNLVAIPVAGGLFVRWGFDLPMSVGAVAMSASTIIVAVNAQLLRHLKLRRDVL, from the coding sequence ATGTCTCACCCACATGCTGGTCACAAGATGTCGCACGACCATCGGAGCCACGATCGCCACGCGGGCCATTCCGTGGCGATGTTTCGCGACAGATTCTGGTTGAGTTTTGCCCTCACACTTCCCACGGTCTTCTTGTCGCCCGAAGTCCAACACTGGCTTGGTTACACGGCGCCCTCCTTCCCTGGCTCCACATTGATTCCGGCCATTCTCGGAACCGCCGTCTTCCTATACGGCGGCCTCGTGTTCCTGCGGGGGGCGCAGAGTGAGCTTGCCGACCGTAAGCCAGGCACGCTGACTCGCGGTGCGCCCGCAGTATCTGGAATTGCGGCTGTGCCTGGCACGTCGGAATCAGAATTGCTTGCGCTTGCCGCTGCAGTTGAAGCCAACTCCGAACATCCGCTGGCAAGGGCCATCGTCGGAGAGGCCACACGCCAAGGCGTGCGCCAAGTGCACGCGGCCAATTTTGAGGCCCTCGCAGGACGAGGGGCGCGCGCCCTCGTGGAGGGCAAGAACATTGCCGTCGGCGGACCGCGTTTATTGGCCGAGAGCAAGACGGCGGTGCCTCCGGAGCTTGAAAAAGTAATGAGCAGCTGGGCGTCGGAAGGACGGACCGTGCTGTCTGTCGTGACCGAAGGACGATTGCTTGGAGCGCTTGCTGTAGAAGACGAGATCCGCCCCGAATCCCGTGAAGCCGTCACCGACCTGCATCGGTTGGGTATCCGAGTCGCGATGATCACGGGAGATTCGAAAACCGTGGCGGACTCCGTCGCGCGGCGCCTCGGGATCGATGAGGTCGCCGCGGAGGTGCTCCCAGGCGACAAGGCTGCAGCCGTCAAGCGGTTTCAAGCGGGTGGCAAGCGAGTTGCCATGGTGGGAGACGGAGTGAACGATGCGCCGGCATTGGCCACGGCCGATGTCGGCATTGCGATTGGCGCGGGCACTGATGTGGCCATCGAATCCGCGGGCATCGTGCTTGTGCATAGTGATCCGCGTGACGTGGTCGGAGCCATTGAGCTCTCTCATGCAACCTATCGGAAGATGATTCAAAACCTTGTGTGGGCGACCGCCTACAACCTTGTTGCGATCCCCGTCGCCGGGGGACTGTTCGTCCGCTGGGGCTTCGATCTCCCGATGAGTGTGGGGGCCGTCGCGATGAGCGCGTCCACGATCATTGTGGCAGTCAATGCGCAGTTGCTGCGTCACCTGAAACTGCGGCGCGATGTCCTTTGA
- a CDS encoding glycoside hydrolase family 57 protein gives MTMVIWHLTPDTPRFPFFVSAGQNVNLQVGTWPIEAGQRIWIDYRVEHPDRTEDAGHVEGTWNVNRKANSYWFLNFGTFADGDRVEYRLRGSSPAGASDGGTFSFLVAPKIHLAILWHQHQPVYKDLQAKRPQGSYRFPWVRLHAIRDYYAMAALLEQHPEVHLTINLTPVLLQQLEDYAERGATDRALELTLTPAARLSAAQREELLATFYEAEWHTQIFPWPRYRALFEQRQNSRSFTVQDLADLQMWFNLSWFGPEFQEGPVALPDGEVASVASFVTQGSEYSSDQIAQMVGEQLKIMRNVVAIHRRLQDRGQIEISTTPFYHPILPLLVDTDQATIDREGATHPRRFHRPEDAKAQVQQAVTFYEERFGHPPAGMWPAEGAVGQSVVSLFAEAGLHWIATDRGVLERSGRYGYNIQDPNVLCRAYRAEDEAGRAVAIFFRDTVLSDKIGFHYQYNSDPRQVAEEFVREVKVRFAWQVKDPPNRIVSVILDGENAWGAYPHQARPFLHALYTALAADPEIRTVTFREYLEGRAARRVPPHPLPELTKVHELFRASWIDESGSKPGNDLGTWIGEAEENQAWDLLRETRDLVDRVKANPERHRKAFDALYAAEGSDWFWWFGEDQASDSDAEFDDLFRDHLKTVYRAIGRNPPVTLDQSIVPHTLIWTFVRPLTSIRPEDRLTIRTNCPGRVSWRTEPDDQWRTLEMIPAGGVMAAIHRYGVTLGPFAPATRQIEFRFQCAHPACCGTDPCCRFELRRIEVTGAQAPRGRSGRSGGRARQSASTAEWPVSKVLEKNSERQPVPQDEQQREQATGTAAMAGLNAFVREHRVCWEVLPELLPVSETQPLQIGFNLELYGAHAHGTEPPRPGCGQCRTILGHLREIAEWILPKAGRPSRYDLSVSDNVILYDPVRRNRSEDGHDQDSPSSPTGCPSGCLRSLLPP, from the coding sequence ATGACGATGGTTATCTGGCATCTCACACCTGACACCCCGCGCTTCCCATTCTTCGTGAGTGCGGGGCAGAACGTCAATCTCCAGGTCGGCACTTGGCCGATTGAGGCTGGTCAGCGGATCTGGATCGACTATCGAGTCGAGCACCCGGACAGGACCGAAGATGCGGGGCACGTCGAAGGAACCTGGAATGTCAATCGGAAGGCCAACAGCTACTGGTTTCTGAACTTCGGCACGTTTGCCGACGGGGATCGCGTGGAGTACCGGCTGCGGGGAAGCTCTCCGGCTGGGGCCAGCGACGGGGGGACTTTCTCATTTCTCGTAGCCCCGAAGATTCACCTCGCGATCCTCTGGCACCAGCACCAGCCGGTCTACAAAGATCTGCAGGCCAAGCGGCCACAGGGGTCGTATCGGTTCCCCTGGGTGCGACTGCACGCTATTCGCGATTACTACGCCATGGCTGCGCTCCTGGAGCAGCATCCCGAGGTGCATCTTACGATCAATCTCACGCCCGTCCTTCTCCAACAGCTCGAGGACTATGCCGAGCGCGGCGCCACAGACCGCGCCCTGGAATTAACCCTGACCCCGGCGGCCCGTCTCTCCGCCGCCCAACGAGAGGAACTCCTCGCCACGTTCTACGAAGCCGAATGGCACACGCAGATCTTCCCCTGGCCCCGGTATCGCGCCTTGTTCGAGCAGCGCCAGAACAGTCGCTCGTTCACGGTCCAGGATCTCGCGGATCTCCAGATGTGGTTCAACCTGTCCTGGTTCGGCCCGGAGTTCCAGGAGGGGCCCGTGGCACTCCCGGACGGGGAGGTGGCCTCCGTGGCGAGCTTCGTGACGCAAGGCAGCGAATACAGCTCGGACCAAATCGCCCAGATGGTCGGCGAACAACTCAAGATCATGCGCAACGTGGTCGCGATTCATCGCCGGCTTCAGGATCGCGGCCAAATCGAGATCTCCACCACACCCTTTTACCATCCAATCCTGCCCCTGCTCGTGGACACCGATCAGGCCACGATCGACCGAGAAGGCGCCACGCATCCCAGGCGCTTCCACCGCCCGGAGGATGCGAAGGCTCAGGTGCAGCAGGCCGTCACCTTCTACGAGGAACGGTTCGGCCATCCGCCAGCGGGGATGTGGCCCGCCGAGGGCGCGGTCGGTCAGTCGGTGGTCTCGCTGTTTGCCGAGGCCGGCCTTCACTGGATCGCCACGGATCGGGGCGTGCTGGAGCGGTCAGGGCGGTACGGGTACAACATCCAGGACCCGAACGTGCTCTGTCGGGCCTACCGGGCGGAAGATGAAGCCGGCCGTGCGGTGGCGATCTTCTTCCGGGACACCGTCCTGTCGGACAAGATCGGGTTTCACTACCAGTACAATTCGGACCCTCGCCAGGTCGCGGAAGAGTTTGTGCGGGAAGTCAAAGTGCGCTTTGCCTGGCAGGTCAAGGATCCGCCGAATCGCATCGTCTCGGTGATTCTGGATGGCGAAAACGCCTGGGGCGCCTATCCGCACCAGGCCCGCCCGTTCCTGCATGCCTTGTATACGGCGCTTGCCGCTGATCCGGAGATTCGCACGGTCACGTTTCGCGAGTACTTGGAAGGCCGTGCTGCTCGGCGAGTGCCGCCGCATCCGCTCCCAGAGCTGACCAAAGTCCATGAGTTGTTTCGCGCGAGCTGGATCGACGAGAGCGGCTCGAAGCCCGGCAATGATCTTGGCACCTGGATCGGTGAGGCCGAGGAAAATCAGGCCTGGGACTTGTTGCGGGAGACCCGTGATCTCGTGGACCGCGTGAAGGCCAACCCCGAGCGTCATCGCAAGGCCTTTGACGCACTCTACGCAGCCGAGGGCAGCGACTGGTTCTGGTGGTTTGGCGAGGACCAGGCTTCCGACTCCGATGCGGAGTTCGATGACCTGTTTCGCGATCATCTGAAGACGGTCTACCGTGCCATTGGCCGGAATCCACCGGTGACACTCGATCAATCAATCGTGCCCCATACGCTGATCTGGACCTTCGTGCGACCGCTCACCTCGATCCGGCCCGAGGACCGGCTGACCATCCGGACCAATTGTCCGGGCCGGGTGAGCTGGAGAACCGAGCCCGATGACCAATGGCGAACGCTCGAGATGATTCCGGCTGGCGGGGTAATGGCCGCGATCCATCGCTACGGGGTGACGCTGGGGCCGTTTGCTCCGGCGACGCGCCAGATCGAGTTCCGATTCCAATGCGCACATCCGGCCTGCTGCGGGACCGATCCGTGCTGCCGATTCGAACTTCGGCGGATCGAGGTCACCGGGGCGCAGGCGCCGAGAGGGCGCTCGGGAAGATCTGGCGGACGCGCGCGTCAGTCTGCCTCGACTGCGGAATGGCCTGTAAGTAAGGTCTTGGAGAAAAACAGCGAGAGGCAACCTGTGCCGCAAGATGAGCAGCAAAGAGAGCAGGCAACCGGGACGGCCGCCATGGCGGGGCTTAACGCGTTCGTGCGTGAACACCGTGTGTGCTGGGAGGTGTTACCGGAACTACTTCCGGTTTCGGAGACACAGCCGCTGCAGATCGGCTTCAATCTGGAGCTCTACGGCGCCCATGCGCACGGAACCGAACCGCCGCGACCCGGCTGCGGACAATGCCGAACCATTCTGGGTCATCTGCGCGAGATCGCAGAGTGGATCCTGCCGAAGGCGGGACGGCCCTCGCGGTACGACCTGTCCGTCTCGGACAATGTCATTCTCTATGACCCCGTCCGACGCAATCGGTCGGAGGACGGTCACGATCAAGATTCTCCATCGAGCCCAACTGGATGCCCCAGTGGATGCCTGCGAAGTCTTCTGCCTCCATGA
- a CDS encoding DUF2933 domain-containing protein translates to MSDRRSSLLTRSWIALCAFLAIAGFFLLTEHRAHLFGLLPYLLLLACPLLHLFLHGRHRPHEAPSRPGSEPVHHADHAGGHRDD, encoded by the coding sequence ATGTCTGATCGTCGATCGAGCCTGCTAACTCGTTCCTGGATCGCGCTCTGCGCCTTTCTGGCGATTGCTGGGTTTTTCCTGCTGACCGAACATCGGGCCCATCTCTTTGGCCTGCTGCCGTATCTGTTGCTGCTCGCATGCCCGCTGCTCCATCTCTTCTTACATGGCAGGCATCGTCCCCATGAAGCACCGAGCCGACCGGGCTCAGAGCCGGTCCATCACGCTGACCATGCGGGAGGACACAGAGATGACTAG
- a CDS encoding transporter — translation MTRKTSRVVVLFLLIVPTVVWALDHDNLDPNRPIAIEDAYVVPKGEIGVEGGILFSDRKRGDSRLVFQPQLIIGAFNNTQLELSSDVSTDPRSVVGDDKSGNLTVGALYNFNTETLSLPAFAARVQLGFPTGVNAKGVDTAVTGVMTRSFGQWRTHLNVGYTFLGSPQGQERTGTYRVVAAVSYPLGYPTSFRDTIIANVFTRQSDLMGQRNPTGIGIGLRHQVSSRIVADIGIGSELFGPADRSVFFSTIGLSVGF, via the coding sequence GTGACAAGGAAGACTTCCAGGGTTGTCGTACTGTTCCTGCTGATAGTGCCGACCGTCGTCTGGGCGTTGGACCACGACAATCTGGACCCCAACCGTCCCATTGCCATTGAAGATGCCTATGTGGTGCCGAAAGGCGAGATCGGGGTCGAGGGAGGCATCCTGTTTAGTGACCGTAAGCGAGGGGACAGCCGGCTTGTGTTCCAGCCACAGTTGATCATCGGGGCATTTAACAATACCCAATTGGAGTTGAGTAGCGATGTGTCGACGGACCCGAGGTCGGTCGTGGGGGATGATAAATCCGGCAATCTCACGGTCGGCGCGCTGTATAACTTCAATACCGAGACCCTGAGCCTGCCGGCCTTTGCAGCCCGCGTGCAACTAGGGTTTCCCACCGGTGTGAATGCGAAGGGCGTGGATACCGCGGTGACCGGGGTCATGACGCGCTCGTTCGGGCAATGGCGAACCCATCTCAATGTGGGATATACGTTTCTAGGATCACCGCAGGGCCAGGAACGGACTGGAACGTACCGGGTTGTGGCGGCGGTGAGTTATCCCCTTGGGTATCCGACCAGTTTTCGCGATACCATCATTGCCAACGTCTTTACCCGTCAATCTGATCTGATGGGCCAACGGAATCCGACAGGGATCGGGATCGGTCTTCGGCATCAAGTCAGTTCGCGAATCGTCGCCGATATAGGCATCGGGAGTGAGTTATTCGGACCGGCGGATCGATCGGTGTTTTTCAGCACCATTGGCCTGTCGGTTGGATTCTGA